A stretch of the Aphis gossypii isolate Hap1 chromosome 2, ASM2018417v2, whole genome shotgun sequence genome encodes the following:
- the LOC114119403 gene encoding cell division cycle protein 23 homolog, with protein MSNYAMDVDVAKVGCPVPKMDEVKKELLISMNELYARGLKTSCQWSSDLLLSLEVGNNPKPLTKKIEGYKRPKITRSLLTPVPKRMLVAKSTDLYSIDQLPIPYKEMEFYLHARTCYNAKEYQRASFWLKNCSSKIPLFLKMYSDYLAADSNIKNIGSEATPSMFKEYRNLLNYLSQLLESIRQKKKGDGYLTYLLGVVYVKLEQYEAAVKMLVESINEVPLNWHAWMQLGDLIVDRVKLSKLELPNHWMKNFFYCQKYLDLQLNEQMLGMTQYLFNCGFSDSIFLLSRVAVCYHNKRYIEIAVQKFQELIEIEPCRLENMDTYSNLLYVQHQRVELAYLAQRAVKIDKYRVETCCILGNYYSLHGEHQKAMRYFHRALKLNPLYLAAWTLLGQEYMELKNSNDAIQSYSKALEINKYEYRAWYGLGQTYEILGMFKHSLYFFKQAQLLRPFDSRMIIAVGNVYEKLGNIDMAFQSYLKGRAMGDDEKLGLIYLAKLYVVINRPNDAAKMFLEYIEEHGLDEQTRDHSYAYMFLANYNLNRMNYDQAFHYAQKCLNYAETKEEAKALLKTIVHERIHMEIDNLLSTPMSEKQSKDKDYDKEEMPRQLELLSLTQKNEMNQNEEDDDDDDDDNSDEEEQLCNKITMYMEIVDEELYMER; from the exons ATGAGTAACTACGCTATGGACGTCGATGTAGCAAAAGTCGGTTGCCCTGTTCCAAAAATGGACGAGGTGAAAAAAGAGCTCCTAATCAGCATGAACGAACTGTATGCCCGGGGTCTAAAAACCAGCTGCCAGTG GTCTTCAGATCTCCTCCTATCACTTGAAGTCGGCAACAATCCTAAACCGTTAACCAAAAAAATAGAAGGGTATAAAAGACCTAAAATCACCCGTAGTCTTCTAACTCCTGTACCTAAACGTATGCTGGTCGCTAAATCTACagatttatattctattgatCAACTTCCAATACCATACAAGGAAATGGAATTCTATCTTCATGCCCGAACCTGTTATAACGCCAAAGAATACCAAAG ggcatcattttggttaaaaaattgttcttcaaaaataccattatttttgaaaatgtattcagATTATTTGGCTGCTgacagtaatattaaaaacattggtAGTGAAGCGACGCCTTCCATGTTTAAAGAATAtagaaatttgttaaattatttatctcagCTATTAGAGTctataagacaaaaaaaaaagggagATGGATATTTGACATATTTGCTTGGTGTGGTGTATGTGAAATTAGAACAATATGAGGCAGCAGTTAAAATGCTTGTGGAATCTATAAACGAAGTGCCACTAAATTGGCATGCGTGGATGCAACTTGGCGATCTTATAGTAGATCGAGTTAAA ttGTCAAAGCTAGAGTTGCCCAATCATTGGATGAAAAACTTCTTTTactgtcaaaaatatttggacTTGCAGTTAAATGAACAGATGTTGGGTATGACACAGTATTTGTTCAATTGTGGTTTTAGTGACAGTATATTTCTCCTATCTAGAGTTGCAGTTTGTTACCACAACAAAAGAT acATTGAAATAGCAGTACAAAAATTTCAAGAGCTCATTGAAATTGAACCTTGTCGGCTGGAAAATATGGatacttattcaaatttattgtacGTACAACATCAACGAGTTGAATTGGCTTATCTTGCTCAGCGTGCAgtcaaaattgataaatatcgTGTGGAGACTTGTTGTATTTTGGGCAACTATTACAGTCTTCACGGAGAACATCAAAAAGCAATGCGTTACTTTCATCGCGCGCTTAAATTGAATCCTCTGTATTTAGCTGCTTGGACACTACTTGGCCAAGAATATATGgaacttaaaaattcaaacgatGCAATACAAAGTTATAGTAAAGCGTTAG aaataaataaatacgaatacaGAGCGTGGTATGGTTTGGGTCAAACGTATGAAATACTTGGTATGTTCAAACACAGCctttattttttcaagcaAGCACAATTGCTGAGACCATTTGATAGCCGAATGATAATCGCCGTTGGCAACGTATATGAAAAATTGGGTAACATAGATATGGCATTTCAAAGCTACTTAAAAGGGCGAGCTATGGGCGATGATGAAAAGCTTGGCCTCATTTACTTAGCAAA atTGTATGTAGTTATAAATAGACCAAATGATGctgcaaaaatgtttttagaataCATTGAAGAGCATGGACTAGATGAACAGACTCGTGATCACAGCTATGCTTACATGTTTCTTGcaaattacaatttgaatCGTATGAACTATGATCAAGCATTTCATTATGcacaaaaatgtttgaattatgCAGAAACCAAAGAAGAAGCTAAAGCATTGTTGAAAACTATAGTTCATGAAAGAATACACATGGAAATTGATAACTTATTATCTACACCAATGAGTGAGAAACAGTCTAAGGATAAGGATTACGATAAAGAAGAAATGCCTAGACAGTTGGAATTGTTGTCCCTTAcccaaaaaaatgaaatgaatcAAAATGAAgaagatgatgatgatgatgatgacgacAATAGTGATGAAGAAGAAcaattgtgtaataaaataacaatgtatatgGAAATTGTGGATGAAGAATTATATATGGagcgataa
- the LOC114119397 gene encoding MOB kinase activator-like 1 isoform X1, with amino-acid sequence MSPPPRTADQPIPNRSRKILFNLFGGGRSSKTFKPKKNIPEGTHQYDLMKHAAATLGSGNLRLAVLLPEGEDLNEWVAVNTVDFFNQINMLYGTITEFCTEESCSIMSAGPKYEYHWADGLTVKKPIKCSAPKYIDYLMTWVQDQLDDETLFPSKIGVPFPKNFLSIAKTILKRLFRVYAHIYHTHFDSIVTLGEEAHLNTSFKHFIYFVQEFVLIDRRELAPLQDYIDKLAGRETR; translated from the exons ATGTCGCCTCCACCGCGCACCGCCGACCAGCCAATACCGAACCGATCacggaaaatattattcaatttatttgg TGGAGGCAGATCATCGAAGACTTTCAAACCTAAGAAGAATATACCAGAAGGTACACACCAATACGATCTAATGAAGCACGCAGCAGCTACTCTTGGTTCAGGCAATCTCAGATTGGCTGTACTACTACCTGAAGGCGAAGATCTCAATGAATGGGTTGCCGTCAACA ccgttgattttttcaatcaaataaaCATGTTGTATGGTACAATAACAGAGTTCTGTACTGAGGAAAGTTGTTCTATAATGTCTGCTGGACCCAAATACGAATATCATTGGGCAGATGGCTTGACTGTTAAGAAACCCATCAAGTGTTCTGCTCCTAAATACATTGATTATTTGATGACTTGGGTTCAGGATCAATTGGATGATGAAACATTGTTTCCTTCAAAAATCGGTGTCCCATTTCCTAAGAACTTCTTATCGATTGCTAAGACAATACTCAAACGATTATTCAGAGTATATGCACATATTTATCATACACATTTCGATTCAATTGTTACACTTGGCGAGGAAGCACATCTCAACACATCGtttaagcattttatttactttgttCAG GAATTTGTACTAATTGATCGAAGAGAATTGGCTCCATTACAAGACTATATTGATAAACTGGCTGGCAGAGAAACTAGATAA
- the LOC114119397 gene encoding MOB kinase activator-like 1 isoform X3 has protein sequence MSFLFGGRSSKTFKPKKNIPEGTHQYDLMKHAAATLGSGNLRLAVLLPEGEDLNEWVAVNTVDFFNQINMLYGTITEFCTEESCSIMSAGPKYEYHWADGLTVKKPIKCSAPKYIDYLMTWVQDQLDDETLFPSKIGVPFPKNFLSIAKTILKRLFRVYAHIYHTHFDSIVTLGEEAHLNTSFKHFIYFVQEFVLIDRRELAPLQDYIDKLAGRETR, from the exons ATGAGCTTCCTATT TGGAGGCAGATCATCGAAGACTTTCAAACCTAAGAAGAATATACCAGAAGGTACACACCAATACGATCTAATGAAGCACGCAGCAGCTACTCTTGGTTCAGGCAATCTCAGATTGGCTGTACTACTACCTGAAGGCGAAGATCTCAATGAATGGGTTGCCGTCAACA ccgttgattttttcaatcaaataaaCATGTTGTATGGTACAATAACAGAGTTCTGTACTGAGGAAAGTTGTTCTATAATGTCTGCTGGACCCAAATACGAATATCATTGGGCAGATGGCTTGACTGTTAAGAAACCCATCAAGTGTTCTGCTCCTAAATACATTGATTATTTGATGACTTGGGTTCAGGATCAATTGGATGATGAAACATTGTTTCCTTCAAAAATCGGTGTCCCATTTCCTAAGAACTTCTTATCGATTGCTAAGACAATACTCAAACGATTATTCAGAGTATATGCACATATTTATCATACACATTTCGATTCAATTGTTACACTTGGCGAGGAAGCACATCTCAACACATCGtttaagcattttatttactttgttCAG GAATTTGTACTAATTGATCGAAGAGAATTGGCTCCATTACAAGACTATATTGATAAACTGGCTGGCAGAGAAACTAGATAA
- the LOC114119397 gene encoding MOB kinase activator-like 1 isoform X4, whose protein sequence is MKHAAATLGSGNLRLAVLLPEGEDLNEWVAVNTVDFFNQINMLYGTITEFCTEESCSIMSAGPKYEYHWADGLTVKKPIKCSAPKYIDYLMTWVQDQLDDETLFPSKIGVPFPKNFLSIAKTILKRLFRVYAHIYHTHFDSIVTLGEEAHLNTSFKHFIYFVQEFVLIDRRELAPLQDYIDKLAGRETR, encoded by the exons ATGAAGCACGCAGCAGCTACTCTTGGTTCAGGCAATCTCAGATTGGCTGTACTACTACCTGAAGGCGAAGATCTCAATGAATGGGTTGCCGTCAACA ccgttgattttttcaatcaaataaaCATGTTGTATGGTACAATAACAGAGTTCTGTACTGAGGAAAGTTGTTCTATAATGTCTGCTGGACCCAAATACGAATATCATTGGGCAGATGGCTTGACTGTTAAGAAACCCATCAAGTGTTCTGCTCCTAAATACATTGATTATTTGATGACTTGGGTTCAGGATCAATTGGATGATGAAACATTGTTTCCTTCAAAAATCGGTGTCCCATTTCCTAAGAACTTCTTATCGATTGCTAAGACAATACTCAAACGATTATTCAGAGTATATGCACATATTTATCATACACATTTCGATTCAATTGTTACACTTGGCGAGGAAGCACATCTCAACACATCGtttaagcattttatttactttgttCAG GAATTTGTACTAATTGATCGAAGAGAATTGGCTCCATTACAAGACTATATTGATAAACTGGCTGGCAGAGAAACTAGATAA
- the LOC126549873 gene encoding putative nuclease HARBI1: MGLSQPSVSRCISEVVTALNLPEIFNAWVKFPKNINELNDIRNGFYRNTGFPGVVGCIDCTHVAITPPSTNLNLNENQHPEYIYVNRKGYHSINVQLICDSNLKILNVNALFPGSTHDTHVWNNSKVLPMVLITK; this comes from the exons ATGGGTCTATCCCAACCTTCTGTATCCCGCTGTATCAGTGAAGTTGTGACTGCATTAAACCTGCCCGAAATATTTAATGCTTGGGTTAAgtttccaaaaaatataaatgaactcAATGATATCCGTAATgg tTTCTACAGGAATACTGGATTTCCTGGTGTTGTTGGGTGTATTGATTGTACACATGTGGCAATCACACCCCcttcaacaaatttaaatttaaatgaaaatcaacATCCCGAATACATATATGTTAACCGTAAGGGATATCATTCAATCAATGTCCAATTG ATTtgtgattcaaatttaaaaatattgaatgtcaACGCTTTATTCCCTGGCAGTACTCACGATACACATGTGTGGAATAACAGTAAAGTTTTACCAATGGtacttataacaaaataa